The Eublepharis macularius isolate TG4126 chromosome 12, MPM_Emac_v1.0, whole genome shotgun sequence genomic sequence aaatgcagaaaatcgtgttttctcacgcgagatttgcgcaatgtcacATGACGTCGAGCAAATCTCACGCGaggaaacacgatcttccgcgttttttgcgcgatctaccgggacattgTGAAGccaggtaagtcatgtggaaacagcccagcaaAGGGCCACGTTCGTTCTGGGCATGCGTGACACAACCTCAACTTAGCCAGACACAGACTCTCTTGGAAACTTCTGCATAGCTCTGCAGGGAGCAAATCATCTCTGGGAACTGAAACTGAAGAGTGTCAGCTGTCCAAAGCAAACAGCCAATCCTGACTTTGCTCTGCCATCTTGGtgtaggaggtgcttcagaaaaaaatttgtgtctgcagggagagCCCATTTTTAAGTGGCTACCTCCCTCGGAGAATCATGCTTTGCTTGGGCATCCTGCAATTGGCTCCAAAtccatggaagccattttgtattGCTCACATGgccgccattttgtggcagcaccCACTACACTTTTTCAAAAACCTAAAAGTGCCTAGAGATTAACTAAACCCTGCTCTGGACCATACTGGCTCACGAGATGTACAAAAGTCAACAATAATTTTAGTGGCAACAGAGGAAAAAACAGTGTACTTTTACCATTGATATGGGCCCCAGGTTTCACCCATTCTCCGTATAAAATTGGTTTTGTTGCCATAGTGACTGTGATGATCACATCTGCCCCAGCGACAGCCTCCTGGACAGTAGGGCAGACTTGAACCTGCCCTGCCACTGAGTGGGCAAACTTCTCCGCATTCTGCTTAGTGCGATTCCAGATTCTCACCTCCAAGGCAAATTGAGAAAAAGCACAATGTATTTTTGGTCAGTTAGCAACAACGTGAAAAATCTTGGCATCAAGGGTCACCTTTTAACACTATCTGTGGTACGCTACATGACACAAAAAGGAAACTGAAATAAAGGGGTATTTCATCAGCGTGTAAAGTAATGGAAAAGTGTTTGTCAACATGAACCCATTCCTCTGGTAAGGGGCACTGAGCTCTGTCTCCCAACTATTTGGGCTGTGCATGGTACCTTCTCCCATTGCATTTTTAATCTTAAGAAGGCGAGTGGGAAATATAGTCTGCGGTCACAGCACCCAAGGAACGAGACTTGTTTTTCTCTGTACTGAATCATCTTCACGAAATTTCTCTGTACTGAAGCATCTTCATGAAATTAGCAGCACAGTCCAGTTACTCTGCTGCTGTATCAAGAGCACACGTGTCACGCTTGCTCCCCCCAAAATAAGATGGTTTAATTGCCATCTCTTACCTCCTTAAATGAGAACAGCTCCATGAAGATCTCATAATGGCTCTGGGCTTGAACGCCAGCCCCGAGGATGCAGAGGACTTCAGAAGCGGCTGGCATCAAGAACTATAAGGTACCCGTCAGTAAAAGAATTTGTTATAATGGTCCCCTTCCAATTTGACAGCTTTGGCATATGCTCAAGCGGAAACTCTCATTTTCCCCACAGGGGACTTTCATTATAATTTGATGCTCCTTAGAGTATCACATGAGATATGACTGACAAGAGCAGTAATCAGAATCTCTGGcgggtttttaaaaagctaaatgtAGCCATATGTGCACATGAAAGAGCGTCAATATTAAATTACAATCTTCTAAGACTAGGAGCTtcgatttagaaaggtgtaactctgattaggatggcATTTTACACATAAGACAGGGAGCATCTAGTTCGGCCTTTAAACCTTGGGTGTTCATCACAAAAACCACTCAGGGTGGAAACTATTTCTTGTTTGGTTTATTTGTTATCCAGTCACCCAACTTTGGGAGAGTCAGTGGAGAACTGGCCCAATTCAAACCctaaatgtctttttttaaaaaaatctggtgcTGCTGAACATGGAACATTCATAATCTATGAAATCTCAGTGCCACAGCGAAGgagatttttaaaagcttatagATCTGTTCAATACTTTTGAACTCAAAAACAGAAGCAGCAGAGTACTTCTAGATAAAGATTCAAAGGATCTCTGAGACACCAGTGCTTTGAAAAAGAGTGCCTTTCAattgggaaaggagaaaagaggaTCGACTAATTGCTTAATTTGAGAGTTATCCCTTTGATTTCAAACAAACATTAAACCTAATTGAAGCCTGAGTTGCAGTGCCGTTGGTGAGCCAGGCTCAAGACAAACGCCAAAAGCTTCTAGGGAAGCCAGCTAATGTTCTGGGGTAGACAAGCCATTGCTTGAAATtgcggccgttttcacacgtcttctcctcctcctgaaTAATAGCACAAAACTTACAGAATGGCAcgccttcatggcatgatttcccaaTTTCGTGGCACGATGTCAGAAAATGCGCCACGAAGCGAAGTTATGATGGAAAATCACGCTATGAAGGCGCATCGTTCCACAAGTTTTCCGCTATTTTGCGGGAGgggaagatgtgtgaaaacggcccaagtcAAGGGGAGTGGCTGGCTATCTATTGCAGCAAACCAAACCGAAAAGAGTGTTTTGCAGTTTTACGAACAAGATTTTGTTGCAGCACAGATTTTCATAGACTAGAATCCACTCGAATGTCAATTAATATGTTGCATCTTCATTAGACAGATGTTGATGTAtgaggtaattttttaaaaatctcagtttctttcctccttcttaaCCTCATAATTAAATGTCTATCTAGCAATGACTTGCCGTATGCTTCTGTTGAAGCATTCTCTGTTCCTTAAAAATgtatgctgaaataaaatcttgttggttggaAATCaacaagcggcgcggagggcaatctaaactcccctctgtctggatatcagagggcggggccaacagccatgtgaccattttcaagaggtgccagaactccgttccaccgtgttccagctgaaaaaaagccctggtccctgCAGTAAAAGGTAGCATCTTGCGTACCACTACAGAAGAAACGGGTGAACTTCCAAACATGATTCCCTTTGGGTCAAGGTGGAAGGCTCACACATGGAAAAAGTTCCTAGCCTAGACTTTTCCAAAACACATAAACTTTCCACATGCAGAAAGATATTCTGGAAAAGCGTGCAAATGCACTTGACTTGAACATCTGAGGGCTCAGACTGAAGAAGAGAATGCACATTGATCTTCGTATGTGTCCATAAAAAGCAAATTGCAGGATTGTTGTGGCATCAATTTGCCTCAGGGCCATAAAGGAAGGCAGAAGGGATTTAACCTTTCAACTTCTGTTTTGAATCATTCCACAAGAAATCTGATGATGAATGCAGCTTCTTAGCCTGATCCAGAAAGCACTTATTTCTAAGTCTtgtcattcatttaaaaataccATGTTATCAAGACCTAAATGGTTAAAAATATGACTCCAGTGCCCCTGGGCATACTGGTCTAAGGTCTGCTAGAAACAGATGTTCCAGAAAAGGAAACCTACTTGCGTTCTCAACAGAAAACAACACGGAGGAATACCAATTAGATGCGTATTCGTCCTGTTAAACTGCTAACACTGCAAACTGACTGAGCTTATTTTGCATTGATCTGCTCCAAGCAGGATGAATACACTGCAgatctagagccaagctacaagtgacacctgacacaggttggacacttgtcagcttccctcaagttttgatgggaaatgtaggcatcctggtcttgcagctgtaatggagagccaagctgtaaaaccaggacgcctacaagttgacaagtgtccaacctgtgtcaggcatcacttgtagcttggctcctagtctcTTGATCAAGAAAAGAAGTCTACCGAGTCAAATCAATTTGAGGTGTATTTATTCTCACTCCCTGACCCCTATCCCCCAGCAAATTGTCTCAAGCTACCAGACACACTGCTCGCGTTGCAGGAAACGATCTGGCAAACGGAAGCAAGAAAACGAGAATTGTCCCTCAGCTTTAATTTGCCACCCAAGGCAACCTCCTTTGCATAAATCCAGTGTTCTTCCACAACGAGGCCTCAGTGCTATGCAATAATTGGTGAgggctgaaagaaaaaaaaagacctgGAACAGAAAGGGAGGTCCTTTTTCTGACTGAAACTGCTTTGTATAGTGCCAACAATTTTTATTAAACAGCATGAACTACAGTAACACCCACCTTGGTGGCTATTGCGGACACTGCAGCTGTTCGCTTGGCCGTAATGACGCCGCCATCCATGACCTTTTGAAAAGGGAGAATGCCAAGTAGAAGTAAAATAACTCAGCAGGACACGTTTATACCACACACTTTTCCTTGTGCAGAACAAGATCAACAACTATCCATCCATCCCAATTTCATCCTGCTCCCCCTCTAAGGCTTATCCCACATTTTATCATTACCACCGTCTTGCCAAGTGGGTCAGACTGAGAAGGCACAGCCAGTCTGAGGTGACCTGAAGGACTTCAGTACCAAATGAAGATTTGCACTCAGATTTTCACTACAATAGGAGAAATTTTGCCAACAGTCTCGATAACTTGAGATAGGTGGACTCTCTGTTGAAGTTCCTCAATCAGAGGTTGGACAACCAGCCCACCAGAAACACTCCAGCTCTGGATTTCCTGCACCGAACAGGGGGTTGGCCTAGATGGCCTCTGAGGTCCCTTGCAACTCCAGGACTGTCTGGCCATTGCACAGGAGCCAAATTTGCATGCCAAGGACAGCACAGCAGGCCTTGTTTGAGTCAGATGAGGGCAGAGGAAATGTGGAAGGGAAACGACATCTGAGGGGCTTGATCGTTGGCAGCTGACCACTGTAACACCAATCTAGGAACATGAACACCAAGCAGCAATGGGCTCACAACAAACCACTCCCATCCAGGACAAAGAAAAATTATGACTGCTAACATTACATGGATCAAAAAACGTTTGGCAGACTCAAAAGCAGGGcttattttctgggaaaagaggtggtggaactcagtgctggaactcaggaccgcacaatgacatcactttgggtcagctggaacaaggggggagttttttttaaagtttaaatcgcccttggcgaaaatggtcacatggccggtggccccgccccctgatctccagacagaggggagtttagattgccctctgcgctgagcAGcacacagggcaatctaaactcccctctgtctggagatcagagggcggggccaccagccatgtgaccattttcaagaggcgccagaactcagttccaccgtgttccacctgaaaaaaagccctgctcaaaagGTACCTCAAATTAAATCAGACAGCAGAatcttaattattattatttaaaatccAAGTGATTTTAAAAAGTCCTGCCAGTATTAAGCACTACCTTTGAAAAGGTGTCCCATCCTTCGTGTGATGCTTGCTGTGACACATGCAGACATCATCTGACAAACTAGAGGAAATTATTTCTCTCTCATATGCAAAGTATGTGTATTTGATTAATCAACTGCAATCCATACGGAGAATCAGATTTTAATTGGGTGACAGCCCTGGTAAAAAAAGCACCCGAATCAAATTTTAGTTTGATTCATCACATGAATTACTTCTGTTCCGAAACTCCACTTCACTGCCGCCCTTATGTCAACTGATTACAAAAAGAAAGGACATAAAGGATATGTCAGAAAAGGATAGTAAAGGATATGACAGTGCAAAAACCACTGGTGCACAAGCTGACCCAGCAGAAAAATGCTCTCTGGAACCCCTGGAGCAAAGCTAAGTTGTACACATGCCAAGAGGCAATGTGCAGGAGAGATACCAGCACATGGGATTTCCATCTTGGTCAAGAGTATCAGTGAGAGGTGTAATGGTTAAagcagggttccccaacatggcaccTGCCAGTACTTCCCATGGGGTCCACTAAGCTTTTCAGACAGAAGGTGCAGCCACTGTAAAGCAGGGCTGAgtattggctgccctcattcaaatgaaagagcTTTTCACTGAAGCATCAGGAGGACTGAAAAACAACTGGGATTTCCTTACTGTGTGGTTCCAATTTCCCTTCATGATTCCCTGAAGGTATTctgtttggctctgcctcctgcagcagccattttgggtttggtgccacctcctgtggcagccattctggGGTGGCACTCACCACCCCCTCTTCAAATCCGACACTGACAGGACCAACCACTCAGTTCCTTTCTGGCCTAGAGTCTCTGAACTCAGCCCCATGGTTCTAGCCACTTGGCCACACCAGCTATAGTTCAGATGCTCAGTCAGTTCAAGATCTGTTTCATCCAGTGGTGAACATCACCCCCCAGCTCAGACTTACAGCTTTTAGAGTCCCATTGGCAGGATCAAGTAGGAGCACAGTTGCTTGGTGGGAAGGCACAGAAGGATCTTTTAGGTGCTCATAAAAAGTCACCAGCTTGGTGGTCAATGCATCATCCTTTTCACTGTACGCGGGCATGACTCCTAAAAACcttcagaaacagaagaaaacCTTTGATTGTTTCAGCTGGGAAACCACGTGCTCCCCCACATGCACTCCAGAACCCTGTCTGTTTCGTAAGCCCCTCCAGCATTTATTTTATCAGCATTATTTCCCACTACATGCACCAAAGAAGAGTCCTATCTTTGAAACATATTGCAAACCAGagattccccactgctcctctACCAACCCTAAAATACAATATTCACGAAGCGTTGGCCAGACAGTACTCTAGTTCATGTACCATAGTATGGATGGGGCAGGTGGAAATCAAGGAACTTAGTTTCCCTTAGAAGCTGCAGAaattcaagccagctgggtgatcttgggtcagtcacagctctctcagagctctctcagcctcacccacctcacaaggtgattgttgtgaggataataacaaaacactttgtaaactgctctgagtgaggcattgttgtcctaaagggtggtatataaatggaatattattattatatttgcaGAAATGGCctttttctgctttcatttcatttattaaacttctagcctgccctccccacaagcgggatcagagcagtttacaatactTCAATacatcaggactttttttcagctggaacgtggtggaatggagttccggaacctcttgaaaatggtcacatggctggtggccccgccccctgatcaccagacagaggggagtttagattgccctccgcgctgctcagctggcattttctcctagggcaacccactgagttccaccacttcttttcccagaaaaaaagccctgcaatacATATTAAAATCACAATTAAAACAGCGTCAATTATCATAAAAACACTGTTCCAAAATAGGGATTAGTGCAG encodes the following:
- the CRYM gene encoding ketimine reductase mu-crystallin, with the translated sequence MSRGVPPPLLLGAEEVQKHFPPASLLVPALEAALANFSSGPEGGVVQPVRAVVPIQKYSGFLGVMPAYSEKDDALTTKLVTFYEHLKDPSVPSHQATVLLLDPANGTLKAVMDGGVITAKRTAAVSAIATKFLMPAASEVLCILGAGVQAQSHYEIFMELFSFKEVRIWNRTKQNAEKFAHSVAGQVQVCPTVQEAVAGADVIITVTMATKPILYGEWVKPGAHINAVGASRPDWRELDDDMMRSSVLYVDSKEAAMHESGDVILSGAKIYAELGEVVLGTKPALREKTTVFKSLGMAVEDTVSAKMVFDSWLAGS